The sequence GGTCCATATTTCGCTGAAGCGGCAGACGCGTAAATCGTTGTTTTACATATGTATATTGATCTTTTTTGGATTGGTTGATTGTCGTTAATTGCTTGGATATTCGATCAACAGCACGATCTAACCTTTGCTCTTTCTCTTCGACCAGTCTTTCTGGGTATTTAAAGACGTATGACCCCTGCAGTCTTTGCAGCTTCTCATTTAAATGTCTGATTTGATGATGTATGGTTGTCTGCATCGCTTGATTCATTTTTTGAATACGTTCTAATAATTCATTCTGAGATGGCACTGCTAATTCAGCTGCTGCGGTAGGTGTTGCAGCTCTTAAATCAGCAACCATATCACTGATTGTAATGTCTGTTTCGTGACCAACCGCTGAAATGATCGGCACTGTTGAATGAAAAATTGCTCTTGCTACCTCTTCTTCATTAAAGCTCCACAATTCTTCAAGCGATCCACCACCGCGTCCCATAATAATAACATCTATATCTGCTAACTCATTTGCCTGTTCGATTGCACTAACGATTGAAGCAGCTGCTTGTTTTCCTTGGACCAGCACTGGAATAATTAACACACTGGCAATGGGATAGCGCCTTTCCAATGTTGTAAGAATATCGCGTATCGCTGCGCCAGTCGGTGATGTTAACACAGCTATTTTGGTTGGATAGGTTGGCAGCACTTTTTTATAAGCTGGATCGAATAATCCTTCTTTTGTTAGTTTTTCTTTTAATTGCTCAAACGCTAAATATAATGCGCCAATACCATCGGGTTCCATTTCCTGTATATAAAGCTGATATTGCCCTTGGGATTCGAACACACTGACATGTCCTGTAATCAACACCTTCATCCCGTCTTCAGGTCGAAACTTCAGTGATTGATTTTGACGTTGAAACATGACGGCTCGAATACTGGTTTGTTCATCCTTGATGGTTAAGTACATATGCCCTCTGGAATGATGTTTATAATTCGATATCTCACCTCGCAACAGGATGTGATTTAAGTGCTGGTCCACATCGAATTTTTTCTTAATATACTTAGTTAACGCAGTAACGGATAAATATTTATCTTCCACGAGTCATCCCTCTTTATCATTGTCAAACATTTTTAAATACTATTTGGTTTTTGTTCATACTTTAAAAGAAGGCCATCCTATTTAAAGAATGACCTAATTATTTTCAGTATAAACGTAACTAGTTTAATTCATTTGCTTTCTTAGCAGATTTAATCGTGTTATGCATAAGCATTGTAATCGTCATCGGCCCTACCCCTTTTGGTACTGGGGTAATGTAGCTAGCTTTTTCTTTTGCAGAATCAAAATCAACATCTCCTGTTAATGATCCATCTTCTACTCTATTGACACCAACATCAATTACAATTGCTCCATCTTTAATATGATCTCCATTAATAAAATGAGCTTTTCCTACTGCAACAATTAAAATATCTGCTTGCGCTATGTATGCTTCCATATTTTTTGTTCTGGAATGACAATAGGTCACTGTTGCATTTTCACTTAACAATAATTGTCCTACCGGTTTACCAACAATATTACTTCTCCCGATAATTACCGCGTGTTTCCCTTCCAATGAAATGTTTTTTGATTTCATCATTTGGATAATACCGTACGGTGTACAAGGATAAAAAGTATCCTTACCTGTCATCATTCGTCCGATACTGATCGGATGAAAGCCATCAACATCTTTCTCTGGCGAAATTGCTTCAATAATTACTTGTTCATCAATATGTGCAGGTAACGGTAGCTGGACTAGAATACCATGGACCGTATCTTTATGGTTCAACTCATCAATTAATTGTAATAATTGCTCTTGTGTTGTTTCAATTGGCAGCTCGATTAAGTCTGAGTCAACACCTACATAATCAGATGCTTTTTGTTTCCCTCTCACATAAGATCTAGAAGCCGGATCATCACCGATTAATACAACAGTTAAGCCAGGAATGATATTTTTCTCACGCAATCCAGCAACTTCTTCCTTCATCTCATCTCTTAACGATTTCGCTAATTCACTTCCATAGATTACTTCTGCAGTCATGATATTTCCCCCTTAAAGCATTTTAGACAATACACCATTGATAAATTTCCCTGATTTATCATCACCGAAAACATGTGCAATTTCAATTGATTCATTTATTACAACGCTTTCGGGTGCGTCTTTTAAGTAAAATAATTCATAGGTAGCAATTCGGAGTAATGTTCTTTCTACTACCGCCAGCCTTGACAATGACCATTTCACCAAATGTTGCTTGATTTTTTCGTCTATTTCTTCTTTTTTATCCACGACCCCTTGTACTAAGTCTAATAAAAAAGGATCATGTTCCTCTTCCGTTAAAGAGTATTCAATCGTTGTTGTTACATCATATTCTTCGTTATCTAACGAAAATAAAATTTGCAGTGCTTTCTCACGAGCGATTCTTCGTTTCATTACCTATTACTTCTCCTTATCACGATCAGATTCTTCACCTTCAAATGATACCACGTTATCTATAGGATTACCAAATAAAAGATTAATTGCACATCAATTTAACAATTGATATCAGAAAAATTTAGCAAAATCATCTCGTAAACATCTTCATTCGATTCCAACAGCTTAAATTCGTAAAAGCATTAACTGACTGGATAGCGGCCTTGCTACATTATAATCACTCGTATATGTAATAATGAAAAGCCCCTCAGTCATATCGCTGAAGGGCTTTTATTCTTTTAAACGAGCTTAGATTTCTACGTCTTCGTTCATTTGTTCCATATGCACACCGACAACATGGATGTTGATTTCTTTAATTTGAATGGCAGTCATATTTTTGATCGCTTGTCTTACATTCGATTGTATCTGTTGCGCTACAGTCGGAATCGTGTGACCATAATCGACTACGATAAAGACATCAATTAGTACCATTTCGTCTTTCAGTTCTACTTTTATCCCTTTTCCGTGCGACTTCTTCCCAAGTCTTTCAGCAACGCCTGTTGCAAAGTTGCCGCGCATACTCGATACACCAGGAACTTCTGTTGTTGCAATACCTGCAATAACTTCTAGAACATCAGGAGAGATTTCTACATTTCCTAACGGAGTTGATTCACCAACATTCAATAATTGATTGTCAGACATGATGAACCCCCTTTAGTTAATTTTTTTCTTTACCATCTTCCATTATACTATACTTTTCAAGAAAACTGGTATTAAAATCGCCTTCTACAAATACCGAATGTGTCATCATCTTACGATGGAAAGGAACTGTAGTAAATACACCTTCAATGACATATTCATCTAGCGCGCGTTTCATCCGGTCTACCGCTTCTTTTCTTGTTTTACCATACGAAATTAATTTAGCAATC is a genomic window of Gracilibacillus salinarum containing:
- the folD gene encoding bifunctional methylenetetrahydrofolate dehydrogenase/methenyltetrahydrofolate cyclohydrolase FolD, which encodes MTAEVIYGSELAKSLRDEMKEEVAGLREKNIIPGLTVVLIGDDPASRSYVRGKQKASDYVGVDSDLIELPIETTQEQLLQLIDELNHKDTVHGILVQLPLPAHIDEQVIIEAISPEKDVDGFHPISIGRMMTGKDTFYPCTPYGIIQMMKSKNISLEGKHAVIIGRSNIVGKPVGQLLLSENATVTYCHSRTKNMEAYIAQADILIVAVGKAHFINGDHIKDGAIVIDVGVNRVEDGSLTGDVDFDSAKEKASYITPVPKGVGPMTITMLMHNTIKSAKKANELN
- a CDS encoding Asp23/Gls24 family envelope stress response protein, with translation MSDNQLLNVGESTPLGNVEISPDVLEVIAGIATTEVPGVSSMRGNFATGVAERLGKKSHGKGIKVELKDEMVLIDVFIVVDYGHTIPTVAQQIQSNVRQAIKNMTAIQIKEINIHVVGVHMEQMNEDVEI
- the nusB gene encoding transcription antitermination factor NusB, translating into MKRRIAREKALQILFSLDNEEYDVTTTIEYSLTEEEHDPFLLDLVQGVVDKKEEIDEKIKQHLVKWSLSRLAVVERTLLRIATYELFYLKDAPESVVINESIEIAHVFGDDKSGKFINGVLSKML
- the xseA gene encoding exodeoxyribonuclease VII large subunit — translated: MEDKYLSVTALTKYIKKKFDVDQHLNHILLRGEISNYKHHSRGHMYLTIKDEQTSIRAVMFQRQNQSLKFRPEDGMKVLITGHVSVFESQGQYQLYIQEMEPDGIGALYLAFEQLKEKLTKEGLFDPAYKKVLPTYPTKIAVLTSPTGAAIRDILTTLERRYPIASVLIIPVLVQGKQAAASIVSAIEQANELADIDVIIMGRGGGSLEELWSFNEEEVARAIFHSTVPIISAVGHETDITISDMVADLRAATPTAAAELAVPSQNELLERIQKMNQAMQTTIHHQIRHLNEKLQRLQGSYVFKYPERLVEEKEQRLDRAVDRISKQLTTINQSKKDQYTYVKQRFTRLPLQRNMDQRHQSILEIKKRMDRAIIQQIDQKKNLFSKHLTQLDLLNPTRIMSRGYSITYNENHDIIRSVQQMKKEDELLIQLADGVVQSKVLQIRKDE